One part of the Aricia agestis chromosome Z, ilAriAges1.1, whole genome shotgun sequence genome encodes these proteins:
- the LOC121738891 gene encoding enkurin, which yields MSIVHIIDHNEVIYHILDEPPPDPPKTPRYESQLEKELKQTKRPLTRRTFGYAETPLKPPERFLKKGEGLHPVKQPLHKCEPTKHLPPVPKRPPPDKKSEKPAVNFKVVNIKKTIKAKPKPVEPRLVDTRDGHIKKLKGSGEIPEYCLRKDFGQMPTYLVKRNKKIQKKLDKIRYEKEHKESLCKLISEQERQALLEDLKINWQRMQKAFLQLPMLTDTIPKIMKKTKMEQELRQLEKDIALIESNPYIYLYE from the exons ATGTCGATTGTTCATATCATTGACCACAATGAGGTAATTTACCATATACTTGATGAGCCTCCGCCAGATCCGCCAAAAACACCAAG atatgaatctCAGTTGGAGAAAGAATTAAAGCAAACTAAAAGGCCGCTAACGAGACGAACTTTTGGCTACGCGGAGACTCCACTCAAGCCTCCTGAACGATTTTTGAAGAAAGGGGAAGGTTTACACCCAGTAAAGCAGCCGCTACACAAATGTGAACCAACGAAGCACCTTCCACCGGTTCCGAAACGACCACCACCTGACAAGAAATCTGAGAAACCAGCcgttaattttaaagttgttaatataaaaaaaacaataaaggcTAAACCAAAACCAGTAGAGCCAag ACTAGTAGACACTAGAGATGGTCACATAAAAAAACTGAAAGGGTCAGGAGAAATACCAGAATATTGCCTGCGAAAAGATTTTGGCCAGATGCCCACATATTTGGTGAAACGAAATAAGAAAATTCAGAAAAAGTTGGATAAAATTAGGTATGAAAAGGAACATAAGGAAAGTCTTTGCAAGCTTATTAGTGAGCAAGAACGACAGGCTCTTCTCGAA GACCTCAAAATAAATTGGCAACGAATGCAGAAAGCGTTCCTACAACTGCCAATGCTCACGGATACAATACCGAAAATTATGAAGAAAACAAAAATGGAGCAAGAGCTACGGCAGCTAGAGAAAGACATCGCTTTGATCGAATCTAATCCATACATTTATTTGTATGAATGA